The following are encoded together in the Ornithodoros turicata isolate Travis unplaced genomic scaffold, ASM3712646v1 ctg00000858.1, whole genome shotgun sequence genome:
- the LOC135375389 gene encoding carboxypeptidase inhibitor SmCI-like, producing the protein MASVLSFLVAICFAIQFSAARQSHYMDQLRMARAHVYVGNATEICHLLKDEGLCKGFYPKYFYDTSDGQCKEFIYGGCYGNLNNFDTYNECKKVCGGTSRKYGPKSSARGLASDAESENPVICELPKEQGMCDDFVIRFYYDLQDRNCESFVYSGCQGNENNFETFEMCDATCGRKSTIDICHLSPDKGPCKGYFQMFYFDPETKSCKKFIYGGCQGNGNNFETKDECIIACEGNPDELSE; encoded by the exons ATGGCGAGTGTGTTGTCGTTCCTAGTCGCAATAT GTTTTGCGATCCAGTTTTCAGCAGCCCGTCAATCCCACTATATGGACCAGCTGCGCATGGCTCGCGCGCATGTCTACGTAG GAAATGCGACAGAAATCTGCCATCTTCTCAAAGATGAAGGACTCTGCAAGGGGTTCTATCCCAAGTATTTCTATGATACGAGTGACGGCCAATGCAAAGAGTTCATCTATGGAGGCTGCTATGGAAACCTCAACAACTTCGACACGTACAACGAGTGCAAGAAGGTTTGTGGGG GAACCTCGAGAAAATATGGGCCCAAGTCGTCTGCGCGTGGTCTTGCCTCGGATGCTGAATCGG AGAATCCTGTTATCTGTGAGCTGCCGAAAGAACAAGGAATGTGCGACGACTTCGTGATCAGGTTCTATTAcgaccttcaggacaggaaCTGCGAGTCATTCGTCTACAGTGGTTGCCAAGGAAACGAAAACAACTTCGAGACGTTCGAGATGTGCGACGCTACTTGCGGAA GAAAAAGCACAATTGACATTTGTCATCTAAGCCCGGATAAAGGACCCTGCAAGGGATACTTCCAGATGTTTTACTTCGACCCCGAAACGAAAAGCTGCAAGAAATTCATCTACGGCGGTTGTCAAGGAAACGGGAACAACTTCGAGACGAAGGATGAGTGTATCATTGCATGCGAAG GAAATCCAGATGAGCTGAGTGAGTAA